A genome region from Corynebacterium uberis includes the following:
- a CDS encoding TSUP family transporter, with protein MGAQRHRHEGVAVELAAGGWAILIAGAGVAGWVDAVIGGGGLVLIPLIMAVCPQLALPVALASNKLAAVSGTASAAVSMARRVRPPLRLALGYALLAAVCSGCGAALVSHVDKSIMRPVVIVLMLAVGAFVALRPSFGTGSTEGPLPAAWSRRRIAAVAAVALIASYDGLFGPGTGMFLIMAMTGILSRNFLTSAALSKVINTATNFGALVVFIAGGHMWWTLGLVLAAANIVGAQLGARTVFAGGTRLIRAALLVMVVVMSIYLTWQQISGQ; from the coding sequence ATGGGCGCGCAACGTCACAGGCATGAAGGGGTAGCAGTGGAGTTAGCGGCCGGAGGCTGGGCCATCTTGATCGCAGGTGCCGGTGTTGCCGGGTGGGTGGATGCCGTCATTGGCGGCGGTGGGCTGGTGCTCATCCCTTTGATCATGGCGGTGTGTCCGCAGTTGGCGTTGCCGGTGGCCTTGGCTAGTAATAAGTTGGCCGCGGTGTCGGGGACGGCGTCGGCGGCGGTGTCGATGGCGCGCCGGGTGCGCCCGCCGCTGCGTTTGGCGTTGGGTTATGCGCTGCTGGCGGCGGTGTGTTCGGGCTGCGGGGCGGCGTTGGTCTCGCATGTGGATAAGTCGATCATGCGCCCGGTGGTCATCGTGTTGATGCTGGCCGTGGGGGCGTTTGTGGCGCTGCGCCCGAGTTTTGGTACGGGCAGTACGGAGGGCCCGTTGCCGGCGGCGTGGTCGAGGCGGCGCATCGCGGCGGTGGCGGCGGTGGCGCTCATCGCGTCGTACGACGGCCTGTTTGGCCCCGGCACGGGCATGTTCCTCATCATGGCGATGACGGGGATTTTGTCCCGCAACTTCCTTACCTCCGCGGCGCTGTCCAAGGTGATTAATACGGCGACGAATTTCGGCGCGCTGGTGGTGTTTATTGCGGGCGGCCACATGTGGTGGACGTTGGGGTTGGTGTTGGCGGCGGCCAATATTGTGGGTGCTCAGTTGGGGGCGCGCACGGTGTTTGCGGGTGGGACGCGGCTGATTCGGGCTGCCTTGTTGGTCATGGTTGTTGTCATGAGTATCTATTTGACCTGGCAGCAGATCAGCGGTCAGTGA